Proteins from one Xiphophorus hellerii strain 12219 chromosome 8, Xiphophorus_hellerii-4.1, whole genome shotgun sequence genomic window:
- the LOC116724465 gene encoding NLR family CARD domain-containing protein 3-like: protein MDQCEDREEGVPPCKTTLYGEDESQSKGQRIHQRLKPEPEPEPSCVSFKSDMSKVEPITFKSPGAPPSERMDQQSSEVPSCPSVQQHQTQLDSIFMLLEDNIVTFVKNELKNIQKVLSPDYPEYPESQTEDDGVLEGDEEQRRSSREALMKITLNFLRRMKQEELADRLQSKHLAAVCQHQLKSGLKKKFRSVFEGIAKAGSPSLLNQIYTELYITEGGTGEVNDEHEVRQIETASRKPNRPETTIRQEDIFKVPHGRDQPIRTVMTKGVAGIGKTVLTQKFTLDWAEDKAHQNIQFIFPFTFRELNVLKENRFSLVELVLHFFSETKEICSFEHFQVLFIFDGLDESRLPLDFHNKEILTDATESTSVDVLLTNLIRGKLLPSALLWITTRPAAASQIPSQCVGMVTEVIGFNDPQKEEYFRKRFRDKDQASRIISHIKTSRSFHIMCHIPVFCWITATVLEDVLETREGGELPRTLTEMYIHFLVVQTKVKKVKYDGGAETDPHWSPESRKMIESLGKLAFDQLKKRNLIFYESDLTECGIDIRAASVYSGVFTQIFKEERGLYQDKVFCFIHLSVQEFLAALHVHQTFINSRVNLMNEDTSSFFSTFFNRSNINYLHQRAVNQALQSPNGHLDLFLRFLLGLSLQSNQRLLQGLLTETGSSSQTNQETVRYIKKKISENVSAEKSINLFHCLNELNDRSLAEEIQQSVSSGSLFTDKLSPAQWSALGFILASSGKDLDVFDLKKYSASEEVFLRLLPVVKASNKALLSDCNLSERSCEALSSVLSSQSSSLRELDLSNNNLQDSGVKLLSAGLKSPNGNLETLKLSGCILSERSCEALSSVLSSQSSSLRELDLSNNNLQDSGVKILSAGLKSPNCNLETLRVEPAGVQFLTPGPWRLKRYSCQLTIDTNTVNRNLKLSEDNRKVTYVEELQSYPDHPDRFDYWYQLLCRTGLTGRCYWEIEWRGKVDISVSYRRIRRKGDSGDCWFGLNDQSWSLSCSNVDGYSFLHNNREKHLSSSSVSNRVAVYVDCPAGILSFYRVSSNSLILLHTFNTTFTEPLIPGFTVWSGSSVFLC, encoded by the exons atggatcagtgtgaggacagagaggagggagtccctccctgTAAAACCACTCTGTATGGGGAAGATGAaagccagagcaaaggtcagag gatccatcagagactcaaaccagaaccagaaccagaacccagctgtgtgtcctttaagagtgACATGTCAAAGGTTGAACCTATTacctttaaatctcctggagctccaccatcagagag AATGGACCAacagagctcagaggttccaAGTTGTCCGTCTGTccagcagcatcaaacacagctggactccatatttatg ctgctggaggacaataTTGTCACATTTGTGAAGAACGAGCTGAAGAACatccagaaggttctgagtCCAGATTACCCAGAATACCCAGAGAGTCAGACAGAAGATGATGGGGTGTTAGAAGgtgatgaagagcagaggaggagcagcagagaggcactGATGAAGATAACgctgaacttcctgaggaggatgaagcaggaggagctggctgaccGTCTGCAGAGCA aacatcttgctgcagtttgtcaacatcaacttaaatctggtctgaagaagaagttccggtctgtgtttgagggaattgctaaagcaggaagtccatctcttctgaaccagatctacacagagctctacatcacagagggagggactggagaggtcaatgatgaacatgaggtcagacagattgaaacagcatccaggaaaccaaacagaccagaaacaacaatcagacaagaagacatctttaaagtcccacatggaagagatcaaccaatcagaacagtgatgacaaagggagtggctggcattgggaaaacagtcttaacacagaagttcactctggactgggctgaagacaaagcccaccagaacatccagttcatatttccattcaccttcagagagctgaatgtgctgaaagagaATAGGTTCAGTTTGGTGGAACTTGTTCTTCACttctttagtgaaaccaaagaaatctgtagctttgaacacttccaggttctgttcatctttgatggcctggatgagagtcgacttcctctggacttccacaacaaggagatcctgactgatgctacagagtccacctcagtggatgttctgctgacaaacctcatcagggggaaactgcttccctctgctctcctctggataaccacacgacctgcagcagccagtcAGATCCCTtctcagtgtgttggcatggtaacagaggtcatagggttcaatgacccacagaaggaggagtacttcaggaagagattcagagataaggatcaggccagcaggatcatctcccacataaAGACATCACGAAGCttccacatcatgtgccacatcccagtcttctgctggatcactgctacagttctggaggatgtgttggagaccagagagggaggagagctgcccagaaccctgactgagatgtacatccacttcctggtggttcagaccaaagtgaagaaggtcaagtatgatggaggagctgaaacagatccacactggagtccagagagcaggaagatgattgagtctctcggaaaactggcttttgatcagctgaagaagagaaacttgatcttctatgaatcagacctgacagagtgtggcatcgatatcagagcagcctcagtgtactcaggagtgttcacacagatctttaaagaggagagaggtctgtaccaggacaaggtgttctgcttcatccatctgagtgttcaggagtttctggctgctcttcatgttcatcagACCTTCATCAACTCTAGGGTCAACTTGATGAATGAAGATACATCAtcatttttctcaacattttttaacagatcaaatataaattatctccatcagagagctgttaATCAGGCtttacagagtccaaatggacacctggacttgttcctccgcttcctcctgggactttcactgcagagcaatcagagactcctacaaggtctgctgacagagacaggaagtagctcacagaccaatcaggaaacagttcGGTACATTAAGAAGAAGATCAGTGAAAATGTGTCTGcggagaaaagcatcaatctgttccattgtctgaatgaactgaatgatcgttctctagcggaggagatccaacagtctgtgagttcaggaagtctcttcacagataaactgtctcctgctcagtggtcagctctgggtttcatcttagcatcatcaggaaaagatctggatgtatttgacctgaagaaatactctgcttcagaggaggtttttctgaggctgctgccagtggttaaagcctccaacaaagctct ATTAAGtgactgtaacctctcagagagaagctgtgaagctctgtcctcagttctcagctcccagtcctccagtctcagagaactggacctgagtaacaacaacctgcaggattcaggagtgaagcttctctctgctggactgaagagtccaaatggcaacctggaaactctaaA actgagtggttgtatcctctcagagagaagctgtgaagctctgtcctcagttctcagctcccagtcctccagtctcagagaactggacctgagtaacaacaacctgcaggattcaggagtgaagattctctctgctggactgaagagtccaaactgcaacctggaaactctcag ggtggagcctgctggagtccaattcttgacaccaggtccatggagactgaaaagat attcctgtcaactcaccatcgacacaaacacagtgaacagaaacctcaaactgtctgaagacaacaggaaggtgacatatgtggaggagcttcagtcatatcctgatcatccagacagatttgattattggtatcagctgctgtgtagaactggtctgactggtcgctgttactgggagatcgagtggagaggaaaagttgatatatcagtgagttacagaagaatcaggaggaaaggagACAGTGGAGACTGTTGGTTTGGATTGAATGATCAATCCTGGAGTCTGAGCTGCTCTAATGTTGATGGTTACTCTTTCTTGCAcaataacagagaaaaacatctctcctcctcctctgtctctaacagagtagcagtgtatgtggactgtcctgctggcattctgtccttctacagagtttcctctaactcactgatcctcctccacaccttcaacaccacattcactgaacctctgattcctggatttACAGTTTGGTCtggttcctcagtgtttctgtgctga